The following coding sequences are from one Methanosarcina sp. WWM596 window:
- a CDS encoding DUF354 domain-containing protein has product MRILFNICHPAQVHLFKNVIWNLEKKGHKCKITVVEKDVSLNLLDAYGFEYKIVGTAESGLLSKALELIRIDSNIYNVSKLFKPDILVGGSGNAYCAHIGKMIGKPSVIIEDSERGKIEHFVTNPFATVICTPASFKKKLGKKQILFDGYKELAYLHPNNFCPKQTVLDELGLDKEATLIILRFVSWNADHDIGHYGVKNKVELVKELEKHGHVLITSECELDPDLEKYKIKISPDKLHDLLFFAKILLGDSQTMTTEAAMLGVPAIRCNSFVGNNDMSNFIELEQKYNLIFNYRDSKEALKKAVEIINEPKQKDKWNEKREYLLREKIDVAAFMTWLIENYPDSFKIMKENPKTQYRFIFPNASY; this is encoded by the coding sequence ATGAGAATACTTTTCAATATATGTCATCCTGCTCAAGTTCATTTATTTAAAAATGTAATTTGGAATCTAGAAAAAAAAGGGCATAAGTGCAAGATAACAGTAGTTGAGAAAGACGTTTCTTTGAATTTACTGGATGCTTATGGTTTCGAATACAAAATTGTTGGGACTGCTGAATCGGGATTACTTTCTAAGGCACTAGAACTTATAAGAATAGATTCAAATATATATAATGTCTCAAAATTATTTAAGCCAGACATTTTGGTAGGAGGTTCTGGAAATGCCTACTGTGCACATATTGGAAAAATGATTGGAAAACCCTCTGTTATTATAGAAGATTCGGAAAGGGGAAAAATTGAACATTTTGTGACAAACCCTTTTGCTACCGTTATTTGCACTCCCGCCTCATTCAAAAAAAAACTCGGGAAAAAACAAATTTTATTCGATGGCTACAAAGAATTAGCATATCTTCACCCCAATAACTTTTGTCCAAAACAGACAGTACTTGATGAACTTGGCCTAGACAAAGAAGCTACTCTCATTATTTTAAGGTTTGTTTCTTGGAATGCAGACCATGATATCGGCCACTACGGTGTAAAAAATAAAGTTGAACTTGTAAAAGAACTTGAAAAACACGGGCATGTGTTAATTACTTCCGAATGTGAACTGGATCCGGACTTGGAAAAGTACAAAATAAAGATTTCCCCTGATAAACTACACGATTTATTATTTTTTGCCAAAATACTTTTAGGGGACAGTCAGACAATGACAACTGAAGCTGCTATGTTAGGAGTGCCTGCAATACGTTGTAACTCATTTGTGGGAAACAATGACATGTCAAATTTCATAGAACTTGAGCAAAAATATAATCTTATTTTCAATTATAGAGACTCGAAAGAAGCTTTAAAAAAAGCAGTTGAAATAATAAATGAACCAAAACAGAAAGATAAATGGAATGAAAAAAGAGAGTATTTGTTGAGAGAAAAAATAGATGTTGCCGCATTCATGACATGGCTTATTGAAAATTATCCCGATAGCTTTAAAATAATGAAAGAAAACCCGAAAACTCAATACCGGTTTATATTTCCTAATGCGAGTTATTAA
- the wecB gene encoding non-hydrolyzing UDP-N-acetylglucosamine 2-epimerase has translation MKIISIIGARPQFIKASVVSKELRKKYEEIIIHTGQHYDYEMNKIFFEELNIPEPDYYLDVGSGSHGFQTGEMLKKIEGVLIEEKPDLVLTYGDTNSTIAGALAASKLHIKSSHVESGLRSYDKMMPEEINRVLTDHCSDILFCPTEKAVINLKREGITDNVYLTGDVMADSVLYYREIAENKSNILNELGLEDKNYLLTTIHRPGNTDHEEKLKSIVEAFSEIDDTIVFPVHPRTEKYLREYGLFDRLDSFVKLTKPLGFFNFIKLLNHAKIILTDSGGIQKEAYILKVPCITLRENTEWGETVEDGWNILVGSSKEKITQCVNEFNPSVKSHKNRFGNGDASKKISSIIGMSHNGEKQ, from the coding sequence ATGAAAATTATTAGTATCATTGGTGCTAGGCCTCAGTTTATAAAAGCATCAGTTGTTTCAAAAGAGTTAAGGAAAAAGTATGAAGAAATTATAATTCATACAGGTCAACATTACGATTATGAAATGAACAAGATTTTTTTCGAAGAATTAAATATTCCAGAACCGGATTATTATTTGGATGTTGGTTCAGGTTCACATGGTTTTCAAACAGGAGAGATGCTGAAGAAAATAGAAGGTGTACTAATTGAAGAAAAGCCGGATCTTGTATTAACTTACGGCGATACAAATTCTACAATTGCTGGAGCTCTTGCTGCTTCAAAATTGCATATCAAATCTTCCCATGTAGAATCTGGGTTGAGAAGTTATGATAAGATGATGCCTGAAGAGATCAACAGAGTTCTAACAGATCATTGTTCAGATATACTGTTTTGTCCAACGGAAAAAGCTGTTATTAATTTAAAAAGGGAAGGAATAACAGATAATGTGTATCTTACAGGGGATGTAATGGCTGATTCTGTATTATATTATAGAGAGATAGCAGAAAATAAATCAAATATCTTAAACGAGCTTGGTTTGGAAGACAAGAACTATTTATTAACTACGATTCATAGACCTGGTAATACAGATCATGAAGAAAAGCTCAAAAGTATTGTTGAGGCATTTTCAGAGATAGATGACACAATTGTATTTCCAGTTCACCCAAGAACTGAAAAATATTTGAGAGAATACGGACTATTTGATAGATTAGATTCTTTTGTTAAGCTAACAAAACCATTGGGTTTTTTTAATTTCATAAAGCTATTAAATCATGCAAAAATCATACTTACAGATTCAGGTGGGATTCAAAAAGAAGCGTATATTTTAAAAGTTCCTTGTATTACATTAAGGGAAAATACAGAATGGGGTGAAACTGTTGAAGATGGTTGGAATATTCTTGTAGGATCCAGCAAAGAAAAAATTACTCAATGCGTTAATGAGTTCAATCCTTCAGTAAAGTCTCATAAAAATAGATTTGGTAATGGAGATGCGTCTAAGAAGATCTCTTCAATTATTGGAATGTCTCATAATGGGGAAAAACAATGA
- a CDS encoding glycosyltransferase, with the protein MIKVLMCGPLNVSGGVSVHTKSVTQHLSDMGIKVHMYNFYGENLKYSPVNHFFKVYRRTLGLLFKAIKLRSEYDIIHVQASGGIFSFISAISASFASKICSKKLCVTLHYRASPKFIKKYKSLFSFVLSTSSVFFVVSKEQKEIIKRFLPSFNNVMLIPNGIDPKKFKVMDKTACRITLGLPLDKLIVLSVGNLVDEKGHQYFIKAARDIVQSRKDILCIIIGTGNLRKKLDKQIKDDGLEENFKLVGVKPHSEIPIWMNACDIFVFPSLVESFGTAQIEAMACGKPIVATYNGGSEGIIISSDYGLLCETANSSKLAENILKAINKSWNKEDIVRYSKQFSWENIAKKTISIYNQI; encoded by the coding sequence ATGATTAAAGTCTTAATGTGTGGGCCTCTTAATGTTTCCGGGGGCGTCTCTGTACATACAAAAAGTGTTACTCAACACTTATCTGATATGGGTATAAAAGTACACATGTACAATTTTTATGGTGAAAACTTAAAATACTCACCTGTAAATCATTTCTTTAAAGTTTATCGAAGGACTTTGGGATTACTTTTCAAAGCGATTAAGTTACGCAGTGAATACGATATAATACATGTTCAAGCATCTGGGGGTATTTTTAGTTTCATATCAGCAATTAGTGCATCTTTCGCATCAAAGATTTGCAGCAAAAAGCTGTGTGTAACACTACATTACCGAGCTTCCCCTAAATTTATAAAAAAGTACAAATCTCTATTCTCTTTTGTATTAAGTACTTCCTCTGTATTTTTTGTTGTTTCAAAAGAACAAAAAGAAATTATCAAACGTTTTCTCCCTTCTTTTAATAATGTAATGTTAATTCCAAATGGGATAGACCCTAAAAAATTTAAAGTGATGGATAAAACGGCATGTAGAATAACGCTTGGATTGCCACTTGATAAATTAATTGTACTTTCTGTTGGCAACTTGGTGGATGAAAAAGGTCATCAATACTTCATAAAAGCTGCTAGAGATATTGTTCAATCCCGAAAGGATATTCTTTGCATAATAATAGGCACAGGCAATTTAAGAAAAAAACTTGATAAACAAATAAAAGACGATGGATTAGAAGAAAATTTTAAGCTGGTAGGAGTTAAGCCACATAGCGAAATTCCGATCTGGATGAATGCATGTGATATTTTTGTGTTCCCTAGTCTTGTAGAAAGTTTTGGTACGGCTCAAATAGAAGCAATGGCTTGCGGAAAGCCTATTGTAGCTACTTATAATGGTGGAAGTGAAGGGATTATAATCTCTAGCGATTATGGATTGTTGTGTGAAACAGCAAATTCCAGCAAACTTGCAGAAAATATCTTGAAAGCCATCAATAAATCATGGAATAAAGAAGACATAGTCCGATACAGTAAGCAATTTAGCTGGGAAAATATCGCAAAGAAAACGATTTCTATATACAACCAAATATAA
- a CDS encoding glycosyltransferase family 4 protein — MPYIPSPTSGALVRDYNIIKQLSKKGIKSHLICNICSNKYMNDINLLEDQLNIKIHPLKTPYFSALYKMKIVIFDRMYPEVHRFNTIDNRNFISSLLSNNDFNIIHAQHSVEAEPTIQAALNSNFNGCKILTLHNVDHLNFIRQTDHQKNPLMKMARKRVSLRFKEHELDMIQKFDHLFVVSDIDKSVFMANGIPEDKIDIIPNGVDCSSFNISKFHGEDKLIHPNILFMGKLSYQPNIIGIKNYLKYIHPLIKNKISNIKLYIIGKECPDWLIKYSRTDDSVEVIGFVEDVKPYIFGSDVCIAPLTSGSGTRLKILEYMAMSKPVVSTTIGAEGLEVENNKNILIADIWNEFADRIIEVLNDKELATTIGNNSRKLVEDKYDWNKIAEKQANIYRKLINKY, encoded by the coding sequence ATGCCGTATATTCCTTCTCCTACAAGTGGAGCTCTTGTTCGGGATTACAATATTATTAAACAGCTTTCTAAAAAAGGAATTAAATCTCATCTCATTTGCAATATTTGTTCAAATAAATATATGAATGATATTAATTTACTTGAAGATCAATTAAATATAAAAATTCATCCATTAAAAACACCTTATTTTTCCGCATTGTATAAAATGAAAATTGTTATTTTCGATCGAATGTATCCAGAAGTTCATCGTTTCAATACAATAGATAACAGAAATTTTATCTCTTCTTTGCTCAGCAACAATGACTTTAATATTATCCATGCTCAACATTCAGTGGAAGCCGAGCCTACAATTCAGGCTGCATTAAATTCCAATTTTAATGGATGTAAGATTCTTACACTCCACAATGTAGATCACTTAAACTTCATAAGACAAACTGACCATCAGAAAAATCCATTAATGAAAATGGCACGTAAAAGAGTTTCACTAAGATTTAAAGAACATGAATTGGATATGATTCAAAAATTTGATCATCTTTTTGTTGTTTCAGATATAGACAAAAGTGTATTCATGGCTAATGGAATACCAGAAGATAAAATTGATATAATTCCTAATGGAGTTGATTGCAGTTCATTTAACATTAGCAAATTTCACGGTGAAGATAAATTAATTCATCCAAATATATTATTCATGGGAAAATTATCATATCAACCAAATATTATTGGTATTAAAAACTATTTGAAATATATACACCCATTAATAAAGAATAAAATTTCTAATATCAAATTATACATTATAGGAAAAGAATGTCCCGACTGGCTTATTAAATATTCAAGAACTGATGATTCAGTAGAGGTTATAGGGTTTGTAGAGGACGTTAAGCCATACATTTTTGGTTCAGATGTATGTATTGCCCCATTAACAAGTGGTTCAGGTACTCGTTTAAAAATACTTGAATATATGGCAATGAGCAAACCTGTAGTTTCTACTACAATTGGTGCTGAAGGTTTAGAGGTTGAAAATAATAAAAATATATTGATAGCAGATATATGGAATGAATTTGCGGATAGAATTATTGAAGTATTAAATGACAAAGAACTGGCAACCACTATAGGAAACAATAGTAGGAAACTTGTGGAAGATAAATATGATTGGAATAAAATAGCTGAAAAACAAGCGAATATTTATCGCAAACTAATTAATAAATATTAA
- a CDS encoding disaggregatase related repeat-containing protein — protein sequence MERNLEARILAAYIILLLLMCTVTTSTAASGESSTITVGKSGAVDYLTTNYKTDSACIQAALNAAKSGDTIIVREGKYNLVNQVSQQNKDLCIIGEGDVIFNINTGIASQPAFYIYGKKIDTEYLAINADKGKTQIVLNDASNVQKFDLIKIWKDVQWCPDDYPQQKTGEMYLIESVSGNTVTLNQPLIRDYSTSDNSVSEIYRPIRVQIDNIKFQNCDSTGDLEGLALRYCKDSSITNCWFDDNGQASIRLFSCFNVEVTGNFISDSNRAGRGYGVSIADATAFVNIHDNQIENCRHCIMSGTGKFKALNRDIIIWNNTLVGSSVTDANVIDAHPMTIDYTVTENTIYPKPGFYAFYDGTLKSVFSDNYVYGGGGVKRRGSVDDGQHIIKDNRVEGGTLYQTAGNGVGDTLQIISNVNENSVYGVNLYNEDYRNVVIEKNTFNSLSVNGILLAMQPTTTDSMNVTISNNIISNAQKNGMYLKRSNANNKMNLEIKNNTIKNVNLVSEYHNGIYLVDTWRANVENNFIYDEKGTMYLGIRETGSNADWNYIHDNIISGGSKSIRTVGKNTICENNFDPAEAPVNHAPINDAVIKGNISDFLPLIQDSRLREDSPGTVFKDVPYIDLGGMDGVGAYRNLLLFDLSEYDDSDMIEKATLSLFWYYPAGIERPEDTIVEIYRPKSWNPSYVTWNNCDLNKPWGIAGGEWFGKNNVAQGSIPYATITLKGSNLPDNSYHELDVTDLVKEYVSGKYENTGFLIKARTESGNYVAFYSSDCGNESQIPKLKVTKKTVYETITGTNDNRLREASPETVFQDKPFIDVGGMSVGRYRDVMLFNLRDYTNSDIINATLYLCWYYPEGSSRPEDTVIEVYRPASTWNPNYVSWNKKDKDIEWSTSGGDWYDKNSVLQGSAPYAILTLEGSDIPDNRYYKLDVTDLVKEYTSGKYENTGFLIKARTESNNYIAFYSSDCGNESQMPKLILERRM from the coding sequence TTGGAAAGAAACTTAGAAGCCAGAATTCTGGCAGCATACATCATACTATTACTTCTGATGTGCACAGTAACGACCAGTACCGCGGCCTCCGGTGAATCTTCAACAATAACCGTGGGTAAATCTGGTGCAGTTGATTACTTAACTACGAATTACAAAACAGACAGTGCTTGCATCCAGGCAGCTCTCAATGCTGCAAAGAGTGGAGATACAATTATAGTACGAGAAGGGAAATATAATCTCGTAAACCAGGTCTCACAGCAGAACAAAGACCTGTGCATAATCGGTGAAGGGGATGTCATTTTTAATATTAATACCGGTATTGCAAGCCAGCCCGCATTTTACATTTATGGTAAGAAAATAGATACAGAGTATCTGGCAATTAATGCAGATAAAGGCAAAACCCAGATAGTTTTAAATGATGCATCCAATGTACAGAAATTTGACCTTATTAAGATATGGAAAGATGTGCAGTGGTGTCCGGATGATTACCCACAGCAAAAAACAGGTGAAATGTATCTGATAGAGAGCGTTAGTGGAAATACCGTAACATTAAACCAGCCATTAATACGGGATTATAGCACATCGGACAATTCTGTTTCTGAAATCTACCGACCAATTAGGGTACAAATTGACAATATAAAATTCCAGAATTGCGATTCTACAGGTGACCTTGAAGGCTTAGCCCTGAGATACTGTAAGGATTCTTCCATTACTAACTGCTGGTTTGATGATAATGGCCAGGCTTCGATCCGGCTTTTCTCCTGTTTTAATGTAGAGGTAACAGGAAATTTCATAAGCGATTCAAATCGTGCAGGTAGAGGATATGGAGTATCAATAGCTGATGCAACTGCTTTTGTAAATATTCACGATAATCAAATAGAGAATTGCAGACACTGTATTATGAGTGGAACAGGGAAGTTTAAAGCTCTGAATAGAGATATTATAATCTGGAATAATACATTAGTAGGTTCATCTGTTACTGATGCGAATGTCATTGATGCGCATCCAATGACAATTGATTATACTGTGACTGAAAATACCATCTATCCGAAGCCAGGTTTTTATGCATTTTACGACGGGACACTTAAATCGGTGTTCTCGGATAATTATGTATACGGAGGCGGCGGAGTAAAGAGACGTGGAAGTGTTGATGATGGTCAACATATCATAAAAGACAATCGCGTTGAAGGCGGCACTTTGTACCAGACTGCTGGAAATGGAGTTGGGGATACACTCCAGATCATCTCGAACGTAAATGAAAATAGCGTGTATGGTGTGAATCTTTATAATGAAGACTATCGCAATGTGGTTATAGAAAAAAATACATTCAATAGTTTATCAGTGAATGGGATACTTCTTGCAATGCAGCCGACCACAACGGATTCTATGAATGTTACTATTTCAAATAACATAATCAGTAATGCCCAGAAAAACGGGATGTATCTGAAACGTTCAAATGCCAATAACAAAATGAATCTGGAAATAAAAAACAATACTATCAAGAACGTGAATTTAGTGTCTGAATACCATAATGGAATATATCTGGTTGACACATGGAGAGCTAACGTTGAAAATAACTTTATTTACGATGAAAAAGGTACTATGTATCTGGGAATCCGTGAGACTGGTAGCAATGCCGATTGGAACTATATCCATGATAACATTATCAGTGGTGGTAGCAAAAGTATACGTACTGTAGGGAAAAATACTATATGTGAGAATAACTTTGACCCGGCTGAAGCCCCGGTTAACCATGCTCCGATAAACGATGCGGTAATAAAGGGAAATATCTCTGACTTTCTTCCTTTAATACAGGATTCCCGTCTCCGTGAAGATTCTCCTGGTACGGTCTTTAAGGACGTGCCTTATATAGACCTTGGAGGAATGGACGGAGTTGGTGCTTATAGAAACCTGCTCTTATTTGACTTAAGTGAATATGATGATTCGGATATGATCGAAAAGGCTACCCTTTCCCTCTTCTGGTACTACCCTGCCGGAATTGAAAGACCAGAGGATACCATTGTTGAAATCTACCGGCCGAAATCCTGGAACCCTAGTTATGTTACCTGGAACAACTGTGACCTTAACAAGCCTTGGGGCATTGCAGGTGGAGAATGGTTTGGTAAGAATAATGTAGCTCAGGGCAGCATCCCTTACGCAACAATAACCCTTAAAGGAAGTAACCTTCCTGACAACAGCTACCATGAACTTGATGTAACTGACCTTGTAAAAGAGTATGTAAGCGGGAAGTACGAAAACACCGGTTTTCTGATTAAAGCCCGTACAGAAAGCGGAAATTATGTAGCTTTTTACAGTAGCGACTGCGGAAACGAAAGCCAGATACCAAAGCTTAAAGTGACAAAGAAAACTGTATATGAGACTATTACTGGCACAAACGACAACCGCCTGCGTGAAGCTTCTCCTGAGACTGTTTTCCAGGATAAACCCTTTATTGATGTAGGAGGAATGAGTGTTGGCAGATACAGAGATGTAATGCTGTTTAACCTGAGAGACTATACCAACTCAGATATTATTAATGCAACCCTTTACCTGTGCTGGTATTATCCAGAAGGAAGTTCAAGACCTGAAGATACCGTAATTGAAGTTTACAGACCTGCTTCTACCTGGAACCCCAACTATGTGAGCTGGAATAAAAAGGACAAAGATATCGAATGGAGTACTTCAGGAGGAGACTGGTACGATAAAAACAGCGTCCTGCAGGGAAGTGCTCCTTATGCCATACTGACTCTTGAAGGAAGTGATATTCCTGACAACAGGTATTACAAGCTGGATGTAACCGATCTCGTAAAAGAGTACACCAGTGGAAAGTATGAAAACACGGGATTTCTGATAAAAGCCCGCACAGAGAGCAATAACTATATTGCATTCTATAGCAGTGACTGCGGAAATGAAAGCCAGATGCCGAAGCTAATCTTAGAACGAAGGATGTAA
- a CDS encoding class I SAM-dependent methyltransferase — protein sequence MKFIDKLIHKLILKKGFKYYQEDKYFIKQVLKFSENKNIKVLDVGCGNGHYSFLFESYGAEVTAFDYNEDLIKKANEKKKELNSNVEFLVADGRYPEKYFTDKFEIVFLSGFALFGINQNRELMEKYLLLLDKGGKLIFVHSSNLTGDIRKTRWRNHKIEELKSFFESLDCTIEEIYFYDRHINIKLFHSFVFNGLSTKIHILISRITKLPCSLVFIVKRQVKPQNHVFSSG from the coding sequence GTGAAATTCATTGACAAACTTATCCATAAACTGATCTTAAAAAAGGGTTTCAAATATTATCAAGAAGACAAATATTTTATAAAACAGGTTTTGAAATTTTCGGAAAATAAAAATATAAAGGTTCTTGACGTTGGTTGCGGAAATGGACATTATTCGTTTCTGTTTGAAAGTTACGGAGCAGAAGTAACTGCTTTTGATTATAATGAAGATTTAATTAAAAAAGCGAATGAGAAAAAGAAGGAGCTCAACTCAAATGTAGAGTTTCTGGTTGCTGATGGCAGGTATCCAGAAAAGTATTTCACTGATAAATTTGAGATTGTGTTTCTTTCTGGATTTGCATTATTTGGTATTAACCAGAACAGAGAACTTATGGAAAAATATCTATTATTGCTTGATAAAGGGGGTAAATTGATATTTGTTCATAGTTCCAATTTAACAGGGGACATTAGGAAGACGCGCTGGAGAAACCATAAAATAGAAGAGTTGAAATCATTTTTTGAGAGCCTGGATTGTACAATTGAAGAGATTTACTTTTACGATAGGCATATTAATATAAAATTATTTCATTCTTTTGTATTCAATGGCCTTTCGACAAAAATTCATATTTTAATATCGAGAATAACAAAATTACCCTGCTCTTTAGTCTTTATTGTAAAAAGGCAGGTCAAACCACAGAATCATGTATTTAGTTCAGGGTAA
- a CDS encoding DUF354 domain-containing protein, whose translation MRILFNICHPAQVHLFKNLLWDLEKKGHKCKITAVEKEVSLNLLDAYGFEYEVVGSAKFTSFSKAMELIKIEYMLYKIARVFKPDILVGGVGNVHVSHLGKLIGKTSIVFDDTEHSKIEHLLMDPFATVICTPASYRISLGNKQIRYEGNHELAYLHPHYFTPDARVLNDLGIKENDTFIILRFVSWGAIHDVGHAGLTLEDKRNAVRELKKYGRILITSEKPLEKEFEMYRINLPPEKMHDLLYYATLLYGDSATMASECAVLGTHAIFCDYAGRGYTDEEEKRYGLVYNFYNENSMGKDSLVKALELLNNPNLKREGKQKRETLLAEKIDVTKFMADIIEKYGGV comes from the coding sequence ATGAGAATACTTTTCAATATATGCCATCCTGCTCAAGTTCATTTATTCAAGAACTTACTCTGGGACCTTGAAAAAAAAGGTCACAAATGTAAAATTACAGCCGTTGAAAAGGAAGTTTCATTGAATTTGCTTGATGCCTACGGGTTTGAATACGAGGTCGTAGGAAGTGCGAAATTTACTTCTTTTTCAAAAGCAATGGAATTGATAAAAATAGAATATATGTTGTACAAGATTGCCAGAGTATTTAAACCTGATATTCTAGTTGGCGGCGTGGGAAACGTGCATGTTTCACACCTTGGAAAATTAATAGGTAAAACTTCTATTGTATTTGACGACACCGAACACTCAAAGATTGAACATCTTTTAATGGACCCCTTTGCGACTGTCATCTGTACGCCAGCAAGTTACAGGATTAGCCTTGGCAATAAACAGATACGATATGAAGGAAATCATGAACTTGCATATCTTCATCCTCACTATTTTACACCTGACGCCAGAGTTCTGAACGATCTTGGAATAAAGGAAAATGACACTTTCATAATACTAAGATTTGTATCATGGGGAGCAATTCATGATGTCGGGCATGCTGGTTTAACTCTAGAGGATAAAAGAAATGCTGTAAGAGAATTAAAGAAATATGGGCGTATTCTTATAACTTCGGAAAAACCTCTTGAAAAGGAGTTTGAGATGTACCGGATTAACCTTCCACCGGAAAAGATGCATGACCTGCTATATTATGCAACGTTACTTTACGGGGATAGTGCAACAATGGCTTCAGAATGTGCAGTCCTCGGAACACATGCGATTTTCTGTGATTATGCAGGGAGGGGGTACACAGACGAAGAAGAAAAAAGATATGGATTGGTGTATAACTTTTATAATGAAAATTCGATGGGTAAGGATTCTTTAGTCAAAGCGCTGGAATTACTGAATAATCCTAATCTAAAAAGAGAAGGCAAACAAAAAAGAGAAACATTGCTTGCTGAAAAAATTGACGTGACCAAATTTATGGCAGATATTATAGAAAAATACGGTGGCGTGTAG